A single window of Mycolicibacterium aurum DNA harbors:
- the alaS gene encoding alanine--tRNA ligase, translating to MQTHEIRKRFLDHFVQAGHTEVPSASVILDDPNLLFVNAGMVQFVPYFLGQRTPPWDRATSVQKCIRTPDIDEVGITTRHNTFFQMAGNFSFGDYFKKRAIEFAWSLLTNPQDQGGYGFDPERLWATVYLDDDEAVGYWQEVAGLPLERIQRRGMADNYWSMGIPGPCGPSSEIYYDRGPDYGIDGGPEANEDRYIEIWNLVFMQNERGEGTSKEDFEILGPLPRQNIDTGMGIERVACLLQGVDNVYETDLLRPAIDLVAGIAPRGYGQGIHDDDVRYRIIADHSRTAAIIIGDGVSPGNEGRGYVLRRLLRRIIRAAKLLGVDQPIMADLMATVRDAMSPSYPELATDFDRIQRIAVAEETAFNRTLASGSKLFDDAARATKASGAEKLSGRDAFTLHDTYGFPIELTLEMAAEADLSVDEEGFRGLMAEQRQRAKADAAARKHAHADLSAYRDLVDAGPTVFTGFDELSTEARILGIFVDGKRVPVVSHDGVDAPRVELILDRSPFYAESGGQIADEGSVTGTGASETAKAAVTDVQKIAKTLWAHRVNVESGEFVEGDTVVAAVDPRWRHGATQGHSGTHMVHAALRQVLGPNAVQAGSLNRPGYLRFDFNWQGALTEDQRTQIEEVTNEAVEADFEVHSFVTDLEKAKSMGAMALFGEAYPDEVRVVEIGGPFSLELCGGTHVRNSAQIGPVTILGESSVGSGVRRVEAYVGLDSFRHLAKERALMAGLASTLKVPSEEVPARVATLVDRLRAAEKELDRLRLASARSAAVNAAAGAEVIGKVRLVAQRMAGGISAGDLRSLVGDIRGKLGSEPAVIALIAEGENDSVPFVVAVNAGAQDHGWRADELVKVMGAAVNGRGGGKADQAQGSGKGAAGIDAALAAIRAEIGRS from the coding sequence GTGCAGACACACGAGATCAGGAAGCGGTTCCTTGATCATTTCGTGCAGGCGGGCCATACCGAGGTGCCCAGCGCATCGGTGATCCTCGACGACCCCAACCTGTTGTTCGTCAACGCGGGCATGGTGCAGTTCGTCCCTTACTTCCTGGGTCAGCGCACGCCGCCGTGGGACCGCGCCACCAGCGTGCAGAAGTGCATCCGCACCCCGGACATCGACGAGGTCGGGATCACCACGCGTCACAACACGTTCTTCCAGATGGCGGGCAACTTCAGCTTCGGCGACTACTTCAAGAAGCGTGCCATCGAGTTCGCGTGGTCATTGCTGACCAACCCCCAGGATCAGGGCGGGTACGGCTTCGACCCTGAAAGGCTCTGGGCCACGGTTTATCTCGACGACGACGAGGCGGTCGGGTACTGGCAGGAAGTGGCCGGACTGCCGCTGGAGCGCATCCAGCGCCGCGGCATGGCCGACAACTACTGGTCGATGGGAATCCCCGGCCCGTGCGGGCCGTCCTCGGAGATCTACTACGACCGGGGTCCCGACTACGGAATCGACGGCGGCCCCGAGGCCAACGAGGACCGCTACATCGAGATCTGGAACCTCGTGTTCATGCAGAACGAGCGCGGCGAGGGTACCTCGAAAGAGGACTTCGAGATCCTCGGCCCGCTGCCGCGGCAGAACATCGACACCGGCATGGGCATCGAGCGTGTCGCCTGCCTGTTGCAGGGCGTCGACAACGTCTACGAGACCGATCTGCTGCGCCCGGCCATCGACCTGGTCGCCGGGATCGCGCCGCGCGGGTACGGCCAGGGCATTCACGACGACGACGTGCGCTACCGGATCATCGCCGACCACAGCCGCACCGCGGCGATCATCATCGGAGACGGGGTCAGCCCCGGAAACGAAGGCCGCGGCTACGTGCTGCGCCGGTTGCTGCGCCGGATCATCCGCGCCGCCAAGCTGCTCGGCGTCGATCAGCCGATCATGGCCGACCTGATGGCCACCGTCCGCGATGCCATGAGCCCGTCCTACCCGGAGCTGGCAACAGATTTCGACCGCATTCAGCGCATCGCGGTCGCCGAGGAGACCGCGTTCAACCGGACGCTGGCTTCCGGATCGAAGCTGTTCGACGATGCCGCGCGTGCGACCAAGGCATCGGGCGCCGAGAAGCTGTCCGGCCGAGACGCGTTCACGCTCCACGACACCTACGGCTTCCCGATCGAACTCACCCTCGAGATGGCGGCGGAGGCGGACCTCAGCGTCGATGAGGAGGGCTTCCGCGGCCTGATGGCGGAGCAGCGCCAGCGGGCCAAGGCCGACGCCGCGGCGCGCAAGCACGCCCACGCCGACCTCTCGGCGTACCGCGACCTGGTGGATGCGGGCCCCACCGTGTTCACCGGCTTCGACGAACTGTCTACCGAGGCAAGGATTCTCGGCATCTTTGTGGACGGTAAGCGGGTGCCCGTGGTGTCCCACGACGGCGTCGACGCCCCGCGGGTGGAGCTGATCCTCGACCGCAGCCCGTTCTACGCGGAGTCCGGCGGCCAGATCGCCGACGAGGGCTCCGTCACCGGCACCGGTGCGTCCGAGACCGCCAAGGCGGCCGTCACCGACGTGCAGAAGATCGCCAAAACCCTCTGGGCGCATCGCGTCAACGTGGAATCGGGGGAGTTCGTGGAGGGCGACACCGTCGTGGCGGCAGTCGACCCGCGCTGGCGCCACGGCGCCACCCAGGGCCACTCCGGCACACACATGGTGCATGCGGCGCTTCGGCAGGTGCTGGGCCCCAACGCGGTTCAGGCCGGTTCGCTGAACCGGCCGGGATACCTGAGGTTCGACTTCAACTGGCAGGGCGCGCTGACCGAAGACCAGCGCACCCAGATCGAGGAAGTCACCAACGAGGCCGTCGAGGCGGACTTCGAGGTGCACAGCTTCGTCACCGACCTGGAGAAAGCCAAGTCGATGGGCGCGATGGCGCTCTTCGGGGAGGCCTACCCCGACGAAGTCCGGGTGGTCGAGATCGGCGGGCCGTTCTCGCTCGAGCTGTGCGGCGGCACCCACGTGCGCAACTCGGCGCAGATCGGGCCGGTGACCATTCTCGGCGAGTCATCGGTGGGATCCGGGGTGCGGCGCGTCGAGGCCTACGTCGGGCTGGACTCGTTCCGGCATCTGGCCAAGGAGCGCGCGCTGATGGCCGGACTCGCCTCCACACTGAAGGTGCCGTCGGAGGAGGTACCCGCCCGGGTGGCCACGCTGGTGGACCGCCTGCGGGCCGCCGAGAAGGAACTCGACCGGCTCCGTCTGGCCAGTGCACGCTCTGCCGCGGTCAACGCGGCCGCCGGGGCCGAGGTGATCGGAAAGGTCCGGCTGGTGGCCCAGCGAATGGCCGGCGGAATCTCGGCGGGCGATTTGCGCTCCCTCGTGGGCGACATCCGCGGAAAGCTCGGGAGCGAACCGGCGGTGATCGCGCTGATCGCCGAGGGTGAGAACGACTCGGTGCCGTTCGTGGTCGCCGTGAATGCGGGCGCCCAGGACCACGGGTGGCGCGCCGACGAGTTGGTCAAGGTTATGGGAGCCGCGGTCAACGGCCGCGGCGGGGGTAAGGCCGATCAGGCTCAGGGGTCCGGTAAGGGGGCGGCGGGTATCGACGCTGCATTGGCGGCGATCCGCGCGGAGATAGGCCGGAGCTAA
- the ruvX gene encoding Holliday junction resolvase RuvX codes for MPDTDWTSRAPDRPGDPNAAPDPGRGRRLGVDVGTVRIGVAVSDPDAILATPVETVTRDKRAGRHLRRLAALVDEYQAVEVVVGLPRTLADRAGSSAQDAAEVADQLAGRIAPVPVRLTDERFTTVTAQRALREAGVRARGQRSLIDQAAAVGILQNWLDQRRAALPAHGEVLDD; via the coding sequence GTGCCAGACACCGACTGGACCAGCCGTGCGCCCGACCGGCCGGGCGATCCTAACGCGGCGCCCGACCCGGGCCGCGGTCGTCGCCTCGGTGTCGACGTCGGGACCGTCCGGATCGGCGTCGCCGTCAGCGACCCCGACGCCATCCTGGCCACCCCGGTGGAAACCGTCACCCGCGACAAGCGCGCCGGCAGGCACCTGCGCAGGCTCGCCGCGCTGGTCGACGAATACCAGGCTGTCGAGGTGGTGGTCGGCCTGCCGCGCACGCTGGCCGATCGTGCGGGCTCGTCGGCTCAGGACGCCGCCGAGGTCGCCGACCAGCTGGCCGGACGCATCGCGCCCGTCCCGGTACGGCTGACCGATGAGCGGTTCACGACCGTCACCGCGCAGCGGGCGTTGCGGGAGGCGGGGGTTCGGGCACGCGGGCAGCGATCGTTGATCGATCAGGCCGCGGCGGTGGGAATTCTGCAGAACTGGCTGGACCAGCGGCGGGCAGCGCTGCCCGCACACGGAGAGGTCTTGGATGACTGA
- a CDS encoding endolytic transglycosylase MltG has product MTDDWQNDRAEPLAVGPPRQRMTRRERARQERNRRRRRTTLVVALSALVVVVIGAVFLGSKMWHSLFGGSGDDYAGQGVNDVVIQVHDGDSTTAIGQTLRDSNVVANVKTFVAAADGNSAISAIQPGFYKVRTEIPAVNAVERLADPANRVGLLVIPEGRQLDDVQDVRTRAVTDGILSMISKATCVDLDGARRCVDTDDLRQTAGAASPSELAVPQWATEAVDAMGSDHRRLEGLIAPGTWNIDPSAQPQEILSTLISTSAAQYEDGGLLSTAAALNMSPYEILTVASLVQREAKPQDFSKVARVIYNRLAERRTLEFDSTVNYPLDRVEVATTDGDRGQMTPWNTYVRPGLPATPICSPGQPALVAAEQPAVGDWLYFVTIDMQGTTLFTREYEQHLANIELARQNGVLDSAR; this is encoded by the coding sequence ATGACTGACGACTGGCAGAACGACCGCGCCGAGCCGCTTGCGGTGGGACCGCCGCGGCAGCGCATGACCCGGCGGGAGCGAGCCCGGCAGGAACGCAACCGGCGCCGGCGCCGGACCACACTGGTGGTGGCGCTGTCGGCGCTGGTCGTGGTGGTCATCGGAGCGGTGTTCCTGGGCTCCAAGATGTGGCATTCGCTGTTCGGTGGCTCCGGCGACGACTACGCCGGCCAGGGGGTGAACGACGTCGTCATCCAGGTCCACGACGGCGACTCCACCACCGCGATCGGCCAGACGTTGCGTGACAGCAACGTGGTGGCCAACGTGAAGACTTTCGTCGCCGCCGCCGACGGCAACTCGGCGATCTCGGCCATTCAGCCCGGGTTCTACAAGGTGCGCACGGAGATTCCGGCCGTCAACGCCGTCGAGCGCCTCGCCGATCCGGCGAACCGGGTCGGCCTGCTCGTCATCCCGGAGGGCCGTCAGCTCGACGACGTCCAGGACGTGCGCACGCGCGCCGTCACCGACGGCATCCTGAGCATGATCTCGAAGGCCACCTGCGTGGACCTCGACGGTGCTCGCCGTTGCGTCGACACCGATGATCTGCGCCAAACCGCCGGTGCGGCAAGCCCGTCCGAACTCGCGGTGCCGCAGTGGGCGACCGAAGCCGTCGACGCGATGGGTTCTGACCATCGCAGGCTCGAGGGCTTGATCGCCCCCGGCACGTGGAACATCGATCCGTCGGCCCAGCCGCAGGAAATCCTGTCCACGCTGATCTCCACCAGCGCGGCGCAATACGAAGACGGTGGGCTGCTCAGTACCGCCGCCGCACTGAACATGTCGCCGTACGAGATTCTGACGGTCGCATCGCTGGTTCAGCGCGAGGCCAAACCGCAGGACTTCTCGAAAGTGGCGCGTGTCATCTACAACCGGCTGGCGGAGCGGCGCACGCTGGAGTTCGACTCCACCGTGAACTATCCGCTGGACCGCGTCGAGGTGGCGACCACCGACGGGGACCGGGGCCAGATGACGCCGTGGAACACCTACGTGAGGCCCGGCCTTCCGGCGACGCCGATCTGCTCCCCGGGCCAGCCCGCGCTCGTCGCAGCCGAGCAGCCGGCAGTCGGCGACTGGCTGTACTTCGTGACCATCGACATGCAGGGCACGACGCTGTTCACCCGGGAGTACGAGCAGCATCTCGCCAACATCGAACTGGCGAGACAAAACGGCGTCCTCGACTCTGCGAGGTGA
- a CDS encoding shikimate dehydrogenase, with product MSALRRAAVLGSPIAHSRSPQLHLAAYRALGLSEWTYERIECGAEDLAGVVAGFGPEWVGVSVTMPGKFAALRFADEATDRAKLVGSANTLVRTATGWRADNTDVDGVQGALADLPVCERAIVVGSGGTAPAVIVGLVALGARDITVVARNQAKAADLIDLAVRSGADARYRDITDARLGDLVAGVDVVVNTVPADAVAPYAPGLAAAPVLLDVIYDPWPTPLATAVQSAGGRVISGLEMLLQQALAQVEQFTGMAAPEEAMRAALQRA from the coding sequence ATGAGCGCGCTGCGCCGGGCGGCCGTCCTGGGTTCCCCGATCGCGCATTCCCGTTCGCCGCAACTGCATCTGGCGGCATACCGAGCCCTCGGGCTCTCGGAGTGGACCTATGAGCGCATCGAGTGCGGTGCCGAGGACCTGGCCGGTGTGGTGGCCGGATTCGGTCCGGAGTGGGTCGGGGTGTCGGTCACGATGCCGGGCAAGTTCGCTGCGCTGCGGTTCGCGGACGAGGCCACCGACCGGGCGAAGCTCGTCGGGTCGGCGAACACGCTGGTGCGCACCGCGACCGGGTGGCGGGCCGACAACACCGACGTCGACGGCGTGCAGGGTGCGCTGGCCGACCTGCCGGTGTGCGAGCGGGCGATCGTGGTGGGTTCGGGGGGTACCGCACCCGCCGTGATCGTCGGACTGGTCGCGCTCGGCGCGCGGGACATCACGGTGGTCGCCCGTAACCAGGCCAAGGCTGCCGACCTGATCGATCTCGCGGTGCGCAGCGGTGCCGACGCCCGGTACCGCGACATCACCGACGCACGTCTCGGCGACCTCGTCGCCGGCGTGGACGTGGTGGTCAACACCGTGCCGGCCGACGCTGTCGCGCCCTATGCGCCCGGGCTGGCAGCGGCGCCAGTGCTGCTCGACGTCATCTACGACCCCTGGCCCACTCCGCTGGCCACGGCCGTGCAGTCGGCGGGTGGGCGCGTGATCAGTGGCCTGGAGATGCTGCTGCAGCAAGCCTTGGCGCAGGTCGAACAATTCACCGGGATGGCTGCTCCCGAAGAGGCGATGCGGGCTGCGTTGCAGCGGGCTTAG
- a CDS encoding prepilin peptidase, whose translation MGQFAGGFLGELVGAVAVTGWFIALSVFDIRYHRLPNVLTLPGAVAILAVAAATGHGPAALLGAAALFGVYAAVHLAAPAAMGAGDVKLAIGVGALTGVFGLQAWLLCAFGASMLTALLGLSALMRGSRAGLPHGPSMCVAATVAAVAAAV comes from the coding sequence GTGGGGCAGTTCGCGGGGGGATTTCTGGGGGAATTGGTCGGTGCGGTTGCGGTGACCGGCTGGTTTATTGCGTTGAGCGTGTTCGACATTCGTTATCACCGCCTGCCGAATGTGCTGACTCTGCCCGGCGCGGTCGCGATCCTCGCCGTCGCGGCGGCGACGGGGCACGGGCCGGCAGCGCTTCTCGGTGCGGCCGCGCTGTTCGGTGTGTACGCGGCGGTTCATCTCGCTGCGCCGGCGGCCATGGGAGCGGGAGACGTCAAGCTTGCGATCGGAGTCGGAGCGCTCACCGGCGTTTTCGGCCTTCAGGCATGGCTGCTCTGCGCGTTCGGAGCGTCGATGCTGACCGCGTTGCTCGGACTGTCGGCGCTGATGCGCGGTTCGCGGGCGGGGCTGCCGCACGGTCCGTCGATGTGCGTGGCCGCAACGGTGGCGGCGGTCGCTGCGGCGGTGTGA
- a CDS encoding alpha/beta hydrolase, whose product MRNPPILLLHGIFGRPALMEPWTRFFTDAGFACHVPALPGRDPTDDAVLTRTGVAEMVDVALERYDAIGGPAIVVGHSMGGLLAQMVAAARDPLAAVLLAPIPPGVLWPQASVLPHIVGLLPTVLAGRPFLPSPDTMRKVPLNTLPGEEQDRLIRHLVRDSGRAFRELLVGAPVTRVPAAKVTCPVLCVSAGSDRNVAPWMSRRIATRYRARHQVHPGLPHWIIAESAVPQVAVPVLDWMRATLTLD is encoded by the coding sequence ATGAGGAATCCGCCTATCCTCCTGCTGCACGGCATATTCGGCCGCCCGGCACTGATGGAGCCGTGGACACGTTTCTTCACCGACGCCGGATTCGCCTGTCACGTACCGGCTCTGCCGGGGCGAGACCCCACCGACGATGCGGTGCTGACGCGCACCGGTGTCGCCGAGATGGTGGATGTCGCTCTGGAGCGCTACGACGCGATCGGCGGGCCCGCGATCGTCGTCGGGCACAGCATGGGCGGCCTGCTGGCGCAGATGGTGGCGGCCGCCCGCGATCCGCTGGCGGCGGTGCTCTTGGCGCCGATCCCGCCTGGCGTGCTGTGGCCGCAGGCGTCGGTGCTGCCGCACATCGTCGGGCTGTTGCCGACGGTGCTGGCCGGACGGCCGTTCCTGCCGTCGCCGGACACCATGCGGAAGGTGCCGTTGAACACACTGCCCGGCGAGGAGCAGGACCGGTTGATCCGGCACCTGGTCCGCGACTCCGGCCGGGCGTTCCGGGAACTGCTCGTCGGTGCCCCCGTGACCCGGGTGCCTGCGGCGAAGGTGACGTGTCCTGTGCTGTGCGTCAGCGCGGGGTCGGACCGCAATGTCGCGCCGTGGATGTCGCGACGGATCGCCACGCGCTACCGCGCCCGGCATCAAGTACATCCGGGACTGCCGCACTGGATCATCGCCGAGTCGGCCGTGCCGCAGGTGGCCGTTCCGGTGCTGGACTGGATGCGTGCGACGCTGACTCTCGACTGA
- the aroC gene encoding chorismate synthase: MLRWTTAGESHGRALVAMVEGMVAGVHLTSQDIADQLARRRLGYGRGARMKFEQDQVTMLTGMRHGVTLGGPIAIEIGNTEWPKWETVMAPDPVDAAELADSAARSAPLTRPRPGHADYAGMLKYGFDDARPVLERASARETAARVAAGTVARSFLRQALGVEIVSHVISIGASTPYSGPPPQAADLAAVDASPVRAFDSASEASMIAEIEAAKRDGDTLGGVVEVVAHGLPVGLGSFTSGDNRLDSQLAGAVMGIQAIKGVEVGDGFETARRRGSVAHDEIYPGADGIMRSTNRAGGLEGGMTNGQPVRVRAAMKPISTVPRALATVDMATGEEAVAIHQRSDVCAVPAAGVVVETMVALVLARAVLEKFGGDSLDETRANIDSYLQAVAAREPSSAEGARASG, from the coding sequence GTGTTGCGATGGACTACTGCAGGTGAATCCCACGGCCGGGCGTTGGTGGCCATGGTCGAGGGCATGGTCGCTGGGGTCCACCTAACCTCACAGGACATTGCGGACCAGCTGGCCCGTCGCCGCCTCGGCTACGGCCGCGGGGCACGGATGAAGTTCGAGCAGGACCAGGTCACGATGCTCACCGGGATGCGCCACGGCGTCACCCTCGGCGGCCCGATCGCGATCGAGATCGGCAACACGGAATGGCCGAAATGGGAGACCGTGATGGCGCCGGACCCGGTCGACGCCGCCGAGCTCGCCGACAGCGCAGCCCGCAGCGCGCCGCTGACCAGGCCACGGCCCGGCCACGCCGACTACGCCGGCATGCTCAAGTACGGGTTCGACGACGCCCGTCCCGTGCTGGAGCGCGCGAGTGCCCGTGAGACCGCGGCCCGCGTTGCGGCAGGTACGGTCGCCCGTTCGTTCCTACGGCAGGCGCTCGGGGTGGAGATCGTCTCCCACGTCATCTCCATCGGTGCGTCGACGCCCTATTCGGGCCCCCCGCCGCAGGCAGCCGATCTGGCCGCGGTCGACGCCAGCCCGGTGCGAGCCTTCGATTCGGCCAGCGAGGCCTCGATGATCGCCGAGATCGAAGCCGCCAAACGCGACGGCGACACCCTCGGCGGTGTGGTCGAGGTGGTGGCGCACGGACTGCCGGTCGGGCTGGGTTCGTTCACCAGCGGCGACAACAGGCTCGACAGCCAGCTTGCCGGGGCGGTGATGGGCATCCAGGCGATCAAGGGTGTCGAGGTCGGCGACGGTTTCGAAACCGCGCGCCGACGCGGCAGCGTCGCGCATGACGAGATCTACCCTGGTGCCGACGGCATCATGCGCTCCACGAACCGGGCCGGCGGCCTGGAGGGCGGCATGACCAACGGCCAGCCCGTCCGGGTGCGCGCCGCGATGAAACCCATCTCCACCGTTCCCCGCGCACTGGCCACCGTCGACATGGCGACCGGCGAGGAAGCCGTCGCCATCCATCAGCGTTCCGACGTGTGCGCGGTGCCCGCGGCCGGGGTCGTGGTCGAGACCATGGTCGCGTTGGTGCTGGCGCGCGCTGTCCTGGAGAAGTTCGGTGGCGATTCGCTGGACGAGACCCGCGCGAACATCGACAGCTACCTCCAGGCCGTCGCGGCCAGGGAACCCTCCTCCGCCGAGGGTGCAAGGGCGTCTGGCTGA
- a CDS encoding shikimate kinase, whose translation MAPRAVLIGLPGSGKSTIGRRLAKSMDLTLLDTDVAIEKCTGRTIADIFAKDGESEFRRIEESVIRDALATHDGVLSLGGGAVTTEGVREALAGHTVIYLEISAAEGVRRTGGATVRPLLAGPDRGEKFKALMAERVPLYRQVATMRVNTTHRNPGAVVRHIVARLENSAAKAERRRRRPVWRRAPLSLTASPSTEAPPSPATVAARKSSGSPCLRKDAK comes from the coding sequence ATGGCCCCCAGAGCCGTGCTGATCGGGCTGCCCGGCTCGGGTAAGTCCACGATCGGCCGGCGGCTGGCCAAGAGCATGGACCTGACGCTGCTCGACACCGACGTGGCGATCGAGAAGTGCACCGGTCGTACGATCGCCGACATCTTCGCCAAGGACGGTGAATCCGAGTTCCGCCGCATCGAGGAGAGCGTGATCCGCGATGCGCTGGCCACCCATGACGGCGTGCTGTCTCTCGGCGGCGGCGCGGTGACCACCGAGGGCGTGCGCGAGGCGCTGGCCGGTCACACCGTGATCTACCTGGAGATCAGCGCCGCCGAGGGTGTGCGCCGCACCGGCGGGGCCACCGTTCGTCCGCTGCTGGCCGGCCCTGACCGTGGTGAGAAGTTCAAAGCGCTGATGGCAGAACGCGTTCCGCTGTACCGCCAGGTGGCCACCATGCGGGTGAACACGACACATCGCAACCCGGGTGCGGTGGTGCGCCACATCGTCGCACGGCTGGAGAACTCCGCCGCCAAGGCCGAGCGACGCCGCAGGCGCCCGGTGTGGCGGCGTGCGCCCCTGTCGCTGACTGCCTCGCCCTCCACCGAAGCCCCGCCCAGCCCCGCCACGGTCGCGGCCAGAAAGAGCAGCGGTTCCCCCTGCCTACGAAAGGACGCGAAGTGA
- the aroB gene encoding 3-dehydroquinate synthase: MTEPVTVEVRTDPPYPVIIGTGLLGDLGRVLDGRHRVAILHQPTLSQTAEVIRNHLSEKGIDAHRIELPDAESGKELPVVGFIWEVLGRIGIGRKDAVVSLGGGAATDVAGFAAATWLRGVDIVHVPTTLLGMVDAAVGGKTGINTDAGKNLVGAFHQPAAVLIDLATLESLPRNEIIAGMAEIVKAGFIADPVILDMIEADPQAALDPTGSVLPELIRRAVAVKAEVVAADEKESALREILNYGHTLAHAIERRERYQWRHGAAVSVGLVFAAELGRLAGRLDDDTAERHKAILTSLGLPVTYDADALPQLMDAMLGDKKTRAGVLRFVVLDGLGKPGRLEGPDPSLLAAAYAEVARA, from the coding sequence GTGACAGAGCCGGTGACGGTCGAGGTGCGTACTGATCCGCCCTACCCGGTGATCATCGGAACAGGCTTGCTCGGCGACCTTGGACGCGTCCTCGACGGCAGGCACAGGGTCGCGATCCTGCATCAGCCGACGTTGAGCCAGACCGCGGAGGTCATACGAAACCATCTGTCGGAGAAGGGCATCGACGCTCATCGCATCGAGCTTCCGGATGCCGAGAGCGGTAAGGAACTCCCCGTCGTCGGCTTCATCTGGGAGGTGCTCGGCCGCATCGGGATAGGACGCAAGGACGCGGTCGTGAGCCTGGGCGGGGGAGCGGCCACCGACGTCGCCGGATTCGCCGCGGCCACCTGGCTGCGCGGCGTGGACATCGTGCACGTCCCGACCACGCTGTTGGGCATGGTCGACGCCGCGGTGGGCGGAAAGACCGGCATCAACACCGACGCAGGCAAAAACCTGGTGGGCGCGTTCCATCAGCCCGCCGCGGTGCTGATCGATCTGGCCACCCTGGAATCGCTGCCGCGTAACGAGATCATCGCGGGCATGGCGGAGATCGTGAAAGCCGGCTTCATCGCCGACCCCGTCATCCTCGACATGATCGAAGCCGATCCCCAGGCCGCCCTCGATCCGACCGGTTCGGTGTTGCCGGAGCTGATCAGGCGCGCGGTCGCGGTCAAGGCCGAGGTCGTCGCCGCTGACGAGAAAGAGTCGGCGCTGCGGGAGATCCTCAACTACGGGCACACGCTGGCGCACGCCATCGAGCGTCGAGAGCGCTACCAATGGCGTCACGGGGCGGCCGTATCGGTCGGCCTGGTCTTCGCGGCGGAGCTGGGGCGCCTCGCCGGGCGACTCGACGACGACACCGCGGAGCGGCACAAGGCCATCCTGACCTCGCTGGGTCTGCCGGTGACCTATGACGCCGACGCGCTGCCGCAGCTCATGGACGCCATGCTGGGTGACAAGAAGACCCGCGCCGGGGTGCTGCGCTTCGTGGTGCTCGACGGCCTGGGCAAGCCGGGCCGGTTGGAAGGCCCCGATCCGTCGCTGCTCGCGGCGGCCTACGCCGAGGTCGCCCGAGCCTAG
- a CDS encoding B-4DMT family transporter → MSKWLLRGLVFAALMVIVRLLQGAMINAWETKAGLISAILVALFAVAVLVWGYVDGRADARNNPDPERRDDLAMAWLLAGLFAGVVSGAVAWLIGVFYKNLYVEGLINEVTTFAAFTALLVFVSAIIGVALGHWLVDRKAPKQSRRRESDDDRADTDVFAAVRDDRDYEPQAGGVETEQQTSSVALADDDQTRPVDRN, encoded by the coding sequence ATGAGCAAGTGGCTGCTGCGCGGACTGGTGTTCGCCGCCCTGATGGTGATCGTTCGGTTACTCCAGGGGGCGATGATCAACGCGTGGGAGACGAAGGCGGGATTGATCAGCGCGATCCTCGTCGCGCTGTTCGCGGTCGCGGTCCTGGTGTGGGGATATGTGGACGGCCGCGCCGATGCCCGGAACAACCCGGACCCGGAACGGCGTGACGACCTGGCGATGGCGTGGCTGCTGGCCGGGCTCTTCGCCGGCGTGGTCAGCGGCGCGGTGGCCTGGCTGATCGGTGTGTTCTACAAGAACCTCTACGTCGAAGGCCTGATCAACGAGGTCACGACGTTCGCGGCGTTCACCGCGCTCCTGGTGTTCGTATCCGCCATCATCGGCGTCGCGCTCGGGCACTGGCTGGTCGACCGCAAGGCGCCCAAGCAGTCGCGCCGCCGCGAGTCCGACGATGACCGGGCCGATACCGACGTCTTCGCCGCGGTGCGTGACGATCGCGACTACGAGCCACAGGCCGGCGGCGTCGAGACCGAACAGCAGACCTCATCCGTGGCGCTTGCCGACGACGACCAGACCCGCCCGGTCGACCGCAACTAG